A window from Rhodothermus bifroesti encodes these proteins:
- a CDS encoding dTMP kinase: MDFLNNLQYCVLHGWHGLPEYLPSDLDIVVAPEYLPGLEENLLYTPGAKLVNLLQHESTCYYFIVASETSEGMRFIPVDAATDYRRDGRIWFTAEELLEGRRAWNGFWVAALEVEFKYLLVKKILKQGVPEHAQARLQELAGLLGSLADQEAQRLLGRQWGSKVIGWIRDGKWSEIEAHLPKLKQVLKWEKLRREPLNAFRYWLPELARVWRRWRQPTGLFVAVLGPDGAGKSTLIEGLLKEVAGAFRRTARFHLMPALLRKQGDGGPVTDPHGKPPRSWFGSLLKLAYYWLDYTLGYWLKIRPLLVRSTLVLFDRYYDDLLIDPRRYRYGGPVWLARLLGHFIPRPDLFIVLDLPAEVAHARKPEVSIEEAQRLRQRYLEFARSQPNAYVLDASHSPAEVVAEAQRLILEYLAARTAKRLKGIR; the protein is encoded by the coding sequence ATGGATTTTCTGAATAATCTGCAGTACTGCGTTCTCCACGGCTGGCATGGGCTGCCCGAGTATCTTCCCTCGGACTTGGACATCGTTGTGGCTCCGGAGTACCTGCCGGGGCTCGAAGAGAACCTGCTTTATACTCCAGGAGCTAAGTTGGTGAATCTGCTGCAACACGAGAGCACTTGTTACTACTTCATTGTCGCGTCGGAGACGAGTGAAGGGATGCGCTTTATACCGGTGGATGCGGCGACGGATTACCGAAGGGATGGGAGGATTTGGTTTACTGCGGAGGAACTCCTTGAAGGTAGGCGGGCATGGAATGGCTTCTGGGTGGCAGCACTGGAGGTGGAGTTCAAGTATCTGCTGGTGAAGAAGATTCTGAAGCAGGGAGTGCCCGAACATGCCCAGGCACGTCTTCAAGAACTCGCTGGTCTCTTAGGCTCGCTGGCGGATCAGGAGGCGCAGCGTCTTTTGGGTCGTCAATGGGGGAGTAAAGTCATCGGCTGGATTCGGGATGGAAAGTGGTCGGAGATAGAGGCTCATCTGCCAAAGCTGAAGCAGGTTCTTAAGTGGGAAAAGTTGAGGCGGGAACCCCTCAATGCGTTCCGTTACTGGCTCCCCGAACTCGCCCGCGTTTGGCGGCGGTGGCGACAACCTACCGGGCTCTTTGTAGCCGTGCTGGGGCCTGACGGGGCAGGGAAGAGTACGCTCATCGAGGGTCTCCTCAAGGAAGTGGCGGGAGCGTTCCGTCGGACAGCGCGGTTTCATCTGATGCCTGCGTTGCTGCGGAAACAAGGTGACGGCGGTCCTGTCACCGATCCACATGGCAAACCGCCACGCTCCTGGTTTGGCTCACTGCTCAAGCTGGCCTATTACTGGCTGGACTACACCTTGGGCTACTGGCTTAAGATTCGGCCCTTATTGGTTCGCTCTACCTTGGTACTTTTTGACCGCTACTACGATGACCTGCTCATCGATCCCAGGCGTTACCGCTACGGCGGTCCGGTATGGCTTGCTCGGCTTTTGGGGCACTTCATTCCGAGACCGGACCTCTTCATCGTCCTGGACCTCCCCGCTGAAGTAGCGCACGCCCGTAAGCCGGAGGTATCCATTGAGGAAGCCCAGCGCCTCAGGCAGAGGTACCTGGAGTTTGCGCGATCGCAGCCCAATGCATATGTCCTGGACGCAAGCCATTCTCCTGCGGAGGTGGTGGCGGAGGCACAGCGGCTTATTCTGGAATACTTGGCTGCCCGCACGGCAAAAAGGCTTAAAGGTATCCGATGA
- a CDS encoding glycosyltransferase family 4 protein: MEEIRMGKSVARRLKILVSAYACEPGRGSEPGVGWNLARHLAEHHEVWVLTRANNRPAIEAELAQRPVPNLHFVYHDLPPWARFWKRGQRGVQLYYYLWQLTAISVVRRLHREVGFDVAHHVTFVKYWAPSALAFLDGVPFVWGPVGGGESAPLAFWRTFGLRGIAYEVARTAARFLAEWDPLVRFTARRASRALATTPETRARLKRLGVKHVEVLSEAALPEEEMEVLGRIPPPPPGPVRFLSIGRLLHWKGVYLGLEAFARSELKEAEYWIVGDGPERRRLEALARKLGVADRVRFFGRLPRPQVLELLSQVHVLVHPSLHDSGGWVCLEAMAAGRPVICLDLGGPAVQVAEETGFKIPARRSEQAVEEMAETMWRLAKDSDLHRAKGEAARRRVQEVFKWRQRASQIAKLYLSHFGESD; the protein is encoded by the coding sequence ATGGAGGAAATACGTATGGGAAAGTCGGTGGCGCGCCGTTTAAAGATTCTTGTGAGTGCCTACGCCTGCGAGCCTGGCAGGGGTTCCGAGCCCGGAGTGGGCTGGAACTTGGCCCGCCACCTGGCCGAGCACCACGAGGTCTGGGTTCTCACCCGGGCCAACAATCGCCCAGCCATTGAGGCGGAATTGGCGCAAAGACCTGTTCCGAACCTCCACTTCGTCTACCACGATCTGCCTCCATGGGCCCGGTTCTGGAAACGTGGGCAGCGGGGTGTGCAGCTGTACTATTACCTGTGGCAACTCACAGCCATCTCCGTGGTACGGCGGTTGCACCGAGAGGTGGGCTTTGACGTAGCCCACCATGTTACCTTTGTGAAGTACTGGGCACCGAGTGCCTTGGCCTTCCTGGACGGGGTGCCTTTCGTATGGGGCCCGGTGGGTGGGGGGGAGTCCGCGCCTCTGGCTTTCTGGCGTACTTTTGGGTTGAGGGGTATTGCTTACGAGGTTGCTCGCACAGCGGCCCGTTTCCTAGCCGAATGGGACCCCCTGGTTCGCTTCACCGCCCGCCGGGCGAGCCGAGCCCTGGCCACCACGCCAGAGACCAGGGCTCGGCTCAAGCGCCTGGGAGTGAAGCATGTGGAGGTCCTGAGCGAGGCAGCCTTACCGGAGGAAGAGATGGAGGTGCTTGGGCGCATTCCACCCCCGCCACCAGGGCCTGTGCGCTTTCTCAGCATTGGGCGTCTGTTGCACTGGAAGGGGGTTTACCTGGGCCTGGAAGCCTTTGCCCGAAGTGAGCTCAAGGAGGCAGAGTATTGGATCGTAGGGGACGGCCCTGAGCGAAGGCGCCTCGAAGCTCTTGCCCGAAAGCTGGGTGTGGCGGACCGGGTGCGCTTCTTCGGACGGCTTCCCCGGCCGCAGGTGCTGGAACTCCTTTCCCAGGTGCACGTCCTTGTCCATCCCAGCCTGCATGACTCTGGTGGTTGGGTGTGCCTAGAGGCCATGGCGGCGGGTAGACCGGTGATTTGCCTGGACTTGGGCGGGCCCGCAGTGCAGGTGGCGGAAGAAACGGGTTTTAAGATTCCGGCCCGCAGGTCGGAGCAGGCGGTTGAAGAGATGGCGGAGACGATGTGGAGACTAGCAAAAGATTCTGACCTGCACCGCGCAAAGGGCGAAGCAGCCCGCCGGAGAGTGCAGGAGGTTTTCAAATGGAGGCAGCGAGCCTCTCAAATCGCTAAATTGTACCTATCTCATTTTGGGGAAAGTGATTAA
- a CDS encoding O-antigen ligase family protein produces the protein MGSVFRIFLSSGHFYRVAYSIFILISLHSLLLLGRWAWFGGVPPFNGPTFDGPTLSNAVAGVSLGVAIFLGKRNQKRLWRLTIPFLIASNAALVLLAWRRTYWMELLITIGVLTILYNRNRLRIIGFATISVVVILLTFPKEAIWARVMSAVNLFDETNPYSSTNIGHVEDVLDAMLQIQRSPILGIGLGTTYETIYTRWKTESWGVHNGPLHVWLRFGLLGLLAYLWFHWRVISFLWSHRQLVLTRGLLAYWLGIFIPTLFFSPWPYGALQNTLLLGVLFALVDVEVTYWRRII, from the coding sequence ATGGGAAGTGTCTTTCGAATCTTCTTAAGCTCAGGACACTTTTATAGAGTAGCTTATAGCATTTTTATATTGATTTCACTTCACTCTCTTTTACTCCTTGGTAGGTGGGCGTGGTTTGGAGGGGTTCCTCCTTTTAATGGGCCAACGTTCGATGGTCCAACCCTGAGCAACGCTGTTGCAGGAGTCAGTCTGGGAGTGGCTATATTCTTAGGCAAGCGCAACCAAAAGCGATTGTGGAGACTCACAATTCCGTTTCTTATTGCAAGTAATGCAGCTCTTGTATTGCTTGCGTGGCGTCGTACCTATTGGATGGAGCTATTGATAACCATCGGAGTATTAACTATTTTATATAATCGTAATAGACTTCGGATTATTGGGTTTGCAACAATAAGTGTAGTGGTCATACTACTCACCTTTCCTAAGGAGGCGATCTGGGCCCGTGTAATGAGTGCGGTTAACCTATTCGACGAAACAAATCCTTACTCAAGCACAAACATTGGACACGTGGAGGATGTGTTGGACGCCATGCTTCAGATTCAGCGATCACCTATCCTCGGTATAGGACTTGGTACCACTTATGAAACTATCTATACCCGATGGAAAACGGAATCATGGGGTGTTCATAACGGTCCGCTTCACGTGTGGCTGCGGTTCGGTCTATTGGGGCTATTAGCCTACTTGTGGTTCCATTGGAGGGTAATCAGTTTCCTGTGGTCTCACAGGCAATTGGTCTTGACGCGAGGGTTACTAGCATACTGGCTTGGTATTTTTATTCCGACGCTATTTTTTAGCCCGTGGCCCTATGGTGCTCTCCAGAATACTCTGTTACTAGGTGTGCTTTTTGCGTTAGTGGATGTAGAAGTGACGTATTGGAGACGAATAATATGA